Proteins from a genomic interval of Scomber scombrus chromosome 11, fScoSco1.1, whole genome shotgun sequence:
- the LOC133990422 gene encoding glutamine synthetase, with amino-acid sequence MAMSASASLSKAVKQQYMELPQGEKVQAMYIWIDGTGEGLRCKTRTLDSEPKSIEDLPEWNFDGSSTYQSEGSNSDMYLVPAAMFRDPFRKDPNKLVLCEVLKYNRKPAETNLRITCSAVMKMVEEQHPWFGMEQEYTILGTDGHPFGWPSNGFPGPQGPYYCGVGADKAYGRDIVEAHYRACLYAGVEICGTNAEVMPAQWEFQIGPSEGINMGDHLWVARFILHRVCEDFGVVASFDPKPIPGNWNGAGCHTNFSTKEMREDGGLKAIEDSIEKLGKRHSYHIRAYDPKGGLDNARRLTGHHETSNINEFSAGVANRGASIRIPRNVGQEKRGYFEDRRPSANCDPYGVTEALIRTCLLNEEGDEPADY; translated from the exons ATGGCCATGTCCGCCAGCGCCAGCTTGAGTAAAGCTGTCAAACAGCAGTATATGGAGCTTCCTCAGGGGGAAAAAGTCCAAGCTATGTATATTTGGATTGATGGAACCGGAGAGGGACTGCGATGTAAAACAAGGACACTGGATTCTGAGCCCAAGAGCATCGAAG ATCTGCCTGAGTGGAACTTCGATGGCTCCAGTACCTACCAGTCTGAAGGATCTAACAGCGACATGTATCTGGTCCCTGCTGCCATGTTCCGTGACCCGTTTCGTAAAGACCCCAACAAGCTGGTCCTGTGTGAAGTGCTGAAGTACAACCGCAAGCCTGCAG AAACCAACCTTCGTATCACGTGCAGTGCAGTGATGAAAATGGTGGAGGAGCAGCATCCCTGGTTTGGCATGGAGCAGGAGTACACCATCCTGGGCACTGACGGACACCCATTCGGCTGGCCATCTAACGGTTTCCCTGGACCACAAG GTCCATACTACTGTGGTGTGGGAGCAGACAAAGCCTATGGCAGAGATATAGTGGAGGCTCATTACAGAGCTTGCCTGTATGCTGGAGTCGAGATTTGTGGCACAAATGCAGAAGTGATGCCTGCTCAG TGGGAGTTCCAGATTGGACCGTCTGAAGGAATCAACATGGGTGATCATCTCTGGGTGGCACGTTTCATCCTGCACCGCGTCTGTGAAGACTTTGGCGTGGTCGCCTCATTTGACCCCAAGCCAATCCCTGGTAACTGGAACGGTGCTGGCTGCCATACAAACTTTAGCACAAAGGAGATGAGGGAAGATGGTGGATTAAA GGCCATTGAGGATTCCATCGAGAAGCTTGGAAAGAGGCACAGCTATCACATCCGTGCCTATGACCCCAAAGGGGGCCTGGACAACGCTCGCCGTCTCACCGGCCACCATGAAACCTCAAACATCAATGAATTCTCTGCAGGTGTGGCCAACCGCGGTGCTAGCATCCGCATTCCTCGCAATGTCGGCCAGGAGAAGAGAGGCTACTTCGAAGACCGCCGTCCATCAGCCAACTGCGACCCGTACGGTGTGACCGAGGCCCTGATCCGCACCTGTTTGCTTAACGAGGAGGGAGACGAACCTGCGGATTACTAA